In Candidatus Yanofskybacteria bacterium, the genomic stretch CAATCGCTTCACCAAATACCGCATATATTACAAATGGGACTATAAGCAATAATCCAAAAGCTAGAAATTTACCGAACATCACGAACCAATGTCTATTTAAATACAAGATGACATTCTCGTATGACTTGATGCCATCAAAAGAATATTTGGAAAAATTGAATATATCTAAATATTTCATTTTGAGATCATATTAAACGGATCAACTTCTCTCATAAAATCTGGGTTCACAACGCCATCGAATAGGCCGGCTAGGCCATCGAAACTTAATTGGCTGACTCCACTAGATACCAGAGTGTAAAGTATAATCGCTCCTACAAAATATATGAGAGCCACTACTTTTGGTTTGACGCCTATACCAAATCTAACCAAGTGGTAGATTATGAAGAAAGCCTGGATCCAGTAGAAAACGAAAAAAGCGCCGACGATAATCTGCCCAACTGGAATCTTGCTGAGTATATCCGGAGACATATATAAATATGATATCACTAACTCCCTAAAACCAAAACAACCCCTAGGGGTTGTTTTGCGTATTTATCAATTTGATACAGACAACCAGTCGAAATACGATTTTGTGTTCTACCATATTACAGAACTCCGATTTAGCGGTCGGACCCCGCACCCAATATGGGTATCGACTACATTAAGAAGGTCAGAGGTTTGATGTGAGAAACTAGAAATTGAATTCTACTTCCCATCTCTCATCTCCTACTTCTAACCTTTCTAAATATTCTTTTCTTAAAGAAAAAGATTTTAGAAAGGAGGTGATCCAAGAGCAGCTTCCGCTACCCTTGCCTTGTTACGACTTAGTCCCTGTCATCGATCCTACCGTGTCCCCATGTATAATATGGGTCTTCAGGTATTACCGACTCCCTTGACTTGACGGGCAGTGAGTGCAAAATTCGAGAACGTATTCACCGCAGCATGCTGATCTGCGATTACTAGCAATTCCGGCTTCAAGGAGGCAAGTTTCAGCCTCCTATCCGAACTGGGGATGCCTTTGATGGGATTAGCTCCACCTCGCGGTTTGGCGACCCATTGTAACATCCATTGTATCATGTGTGTAGCCCAAGGTATCAGAGGGCCACGCTGACTTGACGTCGTCCGCACCTTCCTCTTTCTTACGAAAGCAGTTTCGTCTGACACTTGTAACAGACGATGCGGGTTGCGCTCGTTAATCCACTTAAGGAGACCACTCACGTGACGAGCTGACGACAGCCGTGCAGCACCTGCTCAGCACCCTCGAAGGCTACTCTGTTTCCAGAGTATGCAGCTGAGTTTCAAACCTTGGTGAGGTTCCTCGGTTAGAGTCGAATTGAACCACATGATCCACTGCTTGTGCGAATTCCCGCCTATTTCTTTGAGTTTTAAGCTTGCGCTCGTACTTCCCAGGCGGCACATTTAACGCGTTGGCTACGCCACTGGAAGGGTCGATGCTCCCAATAGCTAATGTGCATAGTTTAGGGCGTGGACTACAAGGGTATCTAATCCTTTTTGATCCCCACGCTTTCGCGATTGACCGTCAGCAAACTGCCAGTAAGCTGCCTTCGCTTTTGGTGTTCCGTGCAATATCAATGGATTTCACCCCTACACTGCACGTTCCGCTTACCTCTCAGCTGCTCTAGTCGTACCGTTTCCGACGCGGTCCCAAAGTTAAGCCTTGGGATTTAACATCAGACTAATACAACCGGCTACTCGCTCTTTACGCCCAGTAATTCCGGATAATGCTCGGGGTCTCTGTATTACCGCTGCTGCTGGCACAGAGTTAGCAACCCCTTATTCGTCAGGTACCGTCAAAATTCTTCCCTAACAAAAGCGGTTTACATCCCTAAGGACTTCTTCCCGCACGCGGCGTCGCTCGATCAGGCTTTCGCCCATTGTCGAATATTCTCGACTGCTGCCACCCGTAGGTGTACGAACCGTATCTCAGTTTCGTCGTTGAGGGTCGCGCTCTCACGCCCCCTACCCGTCATAGCCTTGGTGGGCTTTTACCCCGCCAACAAGCTGATAGGACCTAGGCCACTCTCAAAGCGTCTTGCGACTTTACCCTTTCGGGACTATCGGGAATTAGCTAATCTTTCGACTAGTTGTGCCCGACTTCGAGGTATGTACCAAGGTGTTACTAACTCGTTCGCCACTATGCAAAGTATTGCTACCCTGCACCGTTCGACTTGCATGCCTTATCCACGCCGCCAGCATTCATCCTGAGCCAGAATCAAACTCTCTTAATTGATCCTAATTCAGTTATAAATAACTAAAATATAATAGGAAATTCGCTGGTTGACTGTATCAAATTGACAAGCTACTTACCAAATCTAGCTCTGCTAGAATAGCAGAACCACGATTACCCAGTCAATACCGAGCAATCGTGGTTCAACTACGCATCTAATTGTATAGATAATATTATCTAGTGGTATCTCCCATTTTACTCATATTTTATATTAAGTCAATGGCCCTGTGGATGAGCGGTAGATAGCCTCCCCTACCGTCTCAATCCCATCAATTGAGACGGTAGGGTCTCAGTTCCCCGGGAGCCGCTCAGTCGCTAGAATTAAATGGCTCCCGACCAAACAAAAAGGCCCACTTCAGCGGGCCGTTAGGCGTTATACAATGATCTGAGTTTGTCGATAGCTCGGTTGGCAATATCGGTCTGCATATCAAGATACTCTTTATCCATAATTCCTTTCATGTAAACTGGCCCATTATCTGGGTCAGACAGACGCGTAACCTCCACATAAAGTTGATCGATGAGCCTAGAGCTAGTGAGACAGAAACGCTCATCACCATCGAACGTTAACGAGATGTTTAGCCCACCTCCCTCCGTATGGCTTAGGACGATATTCAAGCGATCATATTTAGAGACATATCTAGTTTCCACCCACCCTCGCCAATTCTTAAACTTATCAACTGTCCAATTAATTTTGCGGGATGTAGTCAATTGTGTGAGTAAGTATACTAGCTCATCTCCAAAGAATTTATTGCTCAAGATAAAATCACCACGATCGGTTTCGATATATGCGCCGCGTCCATCTAAAGATGTCAAACCTTCCTGAGATAGATTACTTATCCTGAGATCTACGCCCAGACGCTTCTCAGGCTTGTGCACTTCACACATACAAGCTCCCCTTCTCAACGAGCTGAATAGAATATATGTCGAATTAGAATTGTGGTCAAGCAGAAGAAAAGCGGCCCCGTTGGGGCCGCTTTTCTTAATAACTATTTAGAGTTCTTCTCCCGCCACTCGACAATTTTCTTGTGATCCCCGGAAAGTAGTACTTTCGGGACCATAAGCTTTTTGCCCTTCATTATATATACGTCTGGGCGAGTGTACTGAGGATGCTCACGATTTGAGCCATTCGAGAAGCTTTCTTTCTCTATCGATTCCTCTTTGGCCACTACGCCAGGGATTAATCTTGAGACCGCCTCCATTACCACCATCGTTGCCACTTCGCCGCCAAATAAAACATACTCGCCTATCGATAGCTCTTCATCGGCAATATTTCTAGCCACTCTTTCATCTACGCCTTCGTAGCGTCCACATATAAATGTTAACTGATCGTACTTAGAGAGTTCTTGGGCTTTCTTCTGATTAAAAACCTTGCCCTTGGCCGAGAGTAAAACGATTCTCGACTTTTTACTTTTCTTTATCGATTTAACAGCCTTAAAAATTGGATCAACCATCATCACCATCCCCGCTCCTCCGCCATAGGGCCTGCCATCTACAGTCTTATGGTTGTCGGCCGTCCAGTCACGTAAATTATGAGTCTCGATTTTTAATAACTTCTTTTTAATTCCGCGCGCGATTAAAGCCTCGTTCTTAAACGAATCAAAGAAGTTCGGGAAAATTGTTAGAACATTAAATTTCATAAATCGATGATTATATAGAAAGAGGGCGGGTAACCCGCCCTCATCGTAGTCGGCTATACTGCTGTTACTACTCTTTTACTGATCTCTACCTTCGGCTCATTTCCTTTATCGCAGACACATTCCCAGCAATTAGCACTGTGATTATTGCAACCCACGCGTTCGCACATCCCAAACGAAATCTTGGGAGGTTCTTTACGCATTCCACAGAAAGACGAGCCATGTGTTTCTCTAGCACAAGCCGGACACAGGAACATGTCGCCTCCAAATGGTAAGAACTGCCTGGATATAATACGACTGATTGCGGTGATTGTCAATTAAACGCTCCAAGCACATATAAAAAGGGCTCACCACGGTAAGCCCTAGAATAGTTGCGATATCCATCTAAGCTGCAAATTCGCAAGTCGAACTCCCAAATCGAACAAACTTTTTGAGAATCTAAATCTTCTAATTTGCGATCTATAAGAGTAGAACTGCCTAAAGGCTTTCCTAATAACCAATTCTAAATTCTTATCCTCGGCACCCTCGCCTCTCAAGACATTATTCATTAAGTCATATCTAGACCAATCAATCGAAGCAAGTCTATCCTCCTTATGTATTCTTTCAAATAGATCCGTCCCAGGTAACGGCGTAAGAATCGTAAACTGAGCAATGTCTATCTTGTTAGCGATGGCCCACTCAACGGTTTCGTCATATGAACCCTCTCTCTCAAAGTCAAATCCGAATATCAATCCTCCCATGACATTAACGCCGCGATCGTGTAGTCTCTTTATGGCACTCTCGTAATTTGCTCTCATGCGTTGCTTCACTCTTCCAACCCCATCACCAAGCGTATCTTCGCTGATAGATTCCAGGCCGAGAAAAACTCCAACCATGCCCGAGCCAACAGCTGAATCCAGTATGTCTTCGTCGGCAATCCTTATATCGGCCTGGGAAACCCATCTTATCCCGAGCGGCTTAATCGCACTGAACAAGTCTCTGGCAAATCTTTTATTGGCAATGATATTATCATCGGAGAAGAATAAGAGATCCATCCCCTTCGCCTTCTCCTCTGCAATCTTGCCGACAATATAAGCTATGCTCTTGGTCCTTATTGTCCGACCGCTTATTTTGGTTACCGAGCAAAATTCGCAGTTATGTGGACACCCTCTACCGACTTGCATATAGGTGACTCTTAACGATATCGGCAACCAGTCAATAAATCTAACCCTATGCGTCTTTGGAATCTCTCTGGTTTCCAAAAGGTCTAGGCTACTCGGCAAGGATGGTCTATATATACTCTTCATTTCACCACGCTCGAAATCCCTGAGTATCTCTGGCCAAATCTCATCGGCCTCTCCAATTACAACTGAATCAACATATCTTGCCGCTTCCTCTGGCATCACCGAAGCGTGTATACCACCCATAATCGTCGCTACCCCGCGCGCCCTAAACTTGCCAGCGATCTCGTAGGCCCGTGGAGCTAGGGCAGATAAAGCCGTCAGAGCAACAAGATCGGTCTTGGTATCGAAGTTAATTGCCACCCTGCTCTCATCTACAAGCTCGACGTCCCAGCTTGTCGGCGTGATAGAAGCAAGTAGATGAATCGCCTGATTGGGAAGATTAAAAAAAGAAACTGAAGCCAGGTTCATATTTGTCTGTCTTGGACAAATGAAGGTGACCTTCATGCGTATCCAGCCTTTCAATGTTCTCGGAAAACTCTATCACAAAACGCCACTTCGTTAAACACGATTATTGCCAACCCCGCTAGAGAAAATTCTCTAACGGGGTTAATTAAAAAACAGGCCCCGTTCGGGGCCTGTTTTTTAAAATTCGTATTATAGATTGCCGAGGTCGTTCATAACGTCTTCGACATCTCTAGTTTTGCCTGGCTCAGCAACTGGTGCAGCCGGCTCCATTCTTCCACCCTCTGGTTCCTCGATTCTGAGGTTAACTCTTGCGTTATTCCTCATACCGACAATTCTTGCCAAAGCTCTGATGGCCTTAGCTGTTGATCCAGCTCTTCCGATCAGAAGACCCATATCTTCTCTGTTAACCTTAACGGAGAGAAGAACGCCAAGCTCGTCAACTGTCCTAGTAACATTTACGTCATCAGGGTGGTTAACGATTTCCTTGATTATCATCTCTACAAACTCTCTGTCTCGATCTTGTGCCATTGTCTTTAAAACTGTTCGTCGTTCACGCTCCAGCTTCGCTGAAATTCATGAACAAACTGTCAGTCAGTAAGCACTCATTTTGATTCTCGACCCTTCCCGAAGGAATTATTACTCGCTAATATTATCCCATTTAGAGTCCCCGGTCAATTCTGGCTTGACCTCTCCGTCCACGCTTTCCTTCTCTCTCCCATCTCTTTCCGCCACAAATCTTTTAACTTCTTCATAACTCATCTGCTTTGGCCAAAGTAGATTACAATCTTTATCATAAATCGGCATGATAAGCCCCTCTCTTCCTTTATATGCCACTACCATTAATCTAGCCAATATAGCTACTTTTTTCTTCATCGCCTCGGGATCGTTACTGAATTCTCGGACTGACTCAGTCTGGCTAGTATTGTAGGTTATGTATTCCCCATTTGGCTCACGAGGCCGCAAGATTATCCCATAGAAATTACGTGGAGGAACTCGATGTTTAATCGCGTAGCCCCACTCACTATCTATATAAGCAAATAATGGGTCAAAATTCTTTTTCTCATTGATTTTTTTTAATACGTTCAATAAATTGATTCCCGGTGTCCACGTTAGGACTCCATCCTTTTCTGTTGTTTCACAACCAGCATTCAACCTTGGACCATTTACTTTTATATATTCCTCAATTTTTATTATTAAATCAGAAAGGCTAATATCTAAGTCCCTACCCAAGCCCAGTGCTGATAGAATTTCCGACCCTGCGGCAGGCGTATTAATCCTAAAAGTTTTTGCCTTGCCCACCTTTCTAGCCATAACATCACGCATTGGGAACTCCTCTCTAAATCCCTTTAGGGAAAAACAGATTGAGATTTCATCTAAATAATAAGTCTTTGATGCTTCTTTCGCGCTTCTTCCAACGATATTGCACCATAAGGTCGCTTTCTTTTCTATTCTAGCTTGCTTATACCACACATCCATATTGTAATCTGATGGCATTGAAGCAGCCTGAGACTTACCTAGTAAGCCCTTCTGAAGTTGTATCATCAATGTTCGCCTAGACTCCTCATCATCCAAATTAGTGTTCAATGCGGTAACCGCGGTATCTGCCAGATTAAGATCTCTGACTTTCTCCATTATTTTCTCTACAATTTCCGGAGACAATTCAACTCCCTGGCTTTCTGGCTTTGGTTTTTCTTGTGATTTGATATTTCGATCTGGGATATCGTGACTCATATTATTTATATGACAATATTGGCCACGCGGCCTTGTATATATATGAATTTTTTAATCACTTGGCCATCTATATATTTCTGTATTTTTTCATTAGCCATCACTAACTTTTTAACTTCGTCTTCTGGCAGGCCAGCCTTCATTAATATAGCATCCCTTACTTTGCCGTTTATCTGGATGACCAGATTAAATGACTCCTCTTTGAGTAGTGTCTCATCAAACTTCGGCCACGATTCTAGGTGAATCGATTTCTCATTACCTAAAACTTCTTGCCACAACTCTTCGGCGATGTGTGGTGCATATGGCGCAACCACCTTCAGAATTAATTCATACTGCTCTTTGCTCAATTTATATTCTTCGCCTGTAATCTCTTCCAGGCTATTAAGCATCTTCATCAATCCGCTAACGCCCGTATTAAATTTCAGCTCTTTAATGTCGCCCCCCACATTCTTAATAGCCCTGGCAATCTCGACATCGATCTCCGGCTTTTCGTAAACTTTTAGTTTTTTATCTTCATGTCTTGAAACGAAATTCCAGATTCGATTCAAAAATCTTGAAACACCATTGATACCTTTCGGATCCCATGGGCCGCCCTGCTCATATGGTCCCATGAAAGATAAATACATTCTAACCGTATCAGCTCCGTAATTTTTTACCTCAACATCGGGATCGACAACGTTACCTCTAGATTTAGACATTTTCTGGCCATCAGGTCCAAGAATTATGCCGTGATTAACGCGACCGAGAAAAGGTTCATCGAATTTTACATACCCCAACGAATGCAAAGCTTTGGTGAAAAATCGGGAATACAAAAGATGCATAGTATTGTGCTCGGCACCACCAACATACAGAGGCACCGGCAACCAAGCATCCATATTCTCCTGACTAGCAAATTCTCCTTTGTTGTTAGGATCAGCGTAGCGCATGAAGTACCAAGACGAGTCTACGAACGTATCCATGGTATCGGTTTCTCTCTCAGCCTCACCTCCACACTTGGGACATTTCGCCTTTAGCCATTTGCCCGATTTAGCTAGTGGCGATCGGCCATCGTCAGATGGTTTAAAATCATCTAGCTTGGGCAATTTGATTGGTAGATCTTTCTCTGGTACGGGTACATAGCCGCACTCCGTGCATTTGATTATCGGTATGGGCACGCCCCAATATCTCTGTCTTGATAATATCCAATCGTGTAAGCGATACTGCTTGATCAATCTTCCCAGCCCCTTAGACTTGAGCTCTTCGACAATCTTCGTTCTCGCCTCTTCCGAGCCTATCCCCGTATATTTACCAGAGCTCATAAGCAACCCATCCCCCTCGTAGCAAAGTTCTCCTGATGATATATCAGAGATCAGCTTCTTTAGATGTTCCATTGGGTTAGCACTGACTGAAACATGCCCCTCGAAATATGTAGGCGATACAACCCCCACAATTGCTATTCCGTGTTTT encodes the following:
- a CDS encoding tRNA (guanosine(37)-N1)-methyltransferase TrmD — encoded protein: MKFNVLTIFPNFFDSFKNEALIARGIKKKLLKIETHNLRDWTADNHKTVDGRPYGGGAGMVMMVDPIFKAVKSIKKSKKSRIVLLSAKGKVFNQKKAQELSKYDQLTFICGRYEGVDERVARNIADEELSIGEYVLFGGEVATMVVMEAVSRLIPGVVAKEESIEKESFSNGSNREHPQYTRPDVYIMKGKKLMVPKVLLSGDHKKIVEWREKNSK
- a CDS encoding RNA-binding protein, whose translation is MAQDRDREFVEMIIKEIVNHPDDVNVTRTVDELGVLLSVKVNREDMGLLIGRAGSTAKAIRALARIVGMRNNARVNLRIEEPEGGRMEPAAPVAEPGKTRDVEDVMNDLGNL
- a CDS encoding leucine--tRNA ligase, which encodes MKKYNPGKIEKKWQKYWEKEKMHEAVAGANNHLLLVEFPYPSGNLHIGHWYAFALPDILARYERMNGKNVMYPIGFDAFGLPAENAAIQRETSPGDWTKKNIAYMTKQLRSMGATFDWSRQVETIDSEYYKWTQWMFLKFYEKDLSYRAETPVNWCSKDKTVLANEQVVNGKCDRCGTDVEQRKLSQWMFRITKFADDLVDGLDRVDWPETTKLAQRNWIGRSEGSMISFKIKDFNKSIEVFTTRADTLFGATYVVLAPENELVKDLKPFITNWDEVEKYITEAKRKSELERMTNVKSKTGAQLKGVVAINPINGEEVSVWVADYVLAHYGTGAVMAVPAHDQRDYDFAKKHGIAIVGVVSPTYFEGHVSVSANPMEHLKKLISDISSGELCYEGDGLLMSSGKYTGIGSEEARTKIVEELKSKGLGRLIKQYRLHDWILSRQRYWGVPIPIIKCTECGYVPVPEKDLPIKLPKLDDFKPSDDGRSPLAKSGKWLKAKCPKCGGEAERETDTMDTFVDSSWYFMRYADPNNKGEFASQENMDAWLPVPLYVGGAEHNTMHLLYSRFFTKALHSLGYVKFDEPFLGRVNHGIILGPDGQKMSKSRGNVVDPDVEVKNYGADTVRMYLSFMGPYEQGGPWDPKGINGVSRFLNRIWNFVSRHEDKKLKVYEKPEIDVEIARAIKNVGGDIKELKFNTGVSGLMKMLNSLEEITGEEYKLSKEQYELILKVVAPYAPHIAEELWQEVLGNEKSIHLESWPKFDETLLKEESFNLVIQINGKVRDAILMKAGLPEDEVKKLVMANEKIQKYIDGQVIKKFIYIQGRVANIVI